In the Telopea speciosissima isolate NSW1024214 ecotype Mountain lineage chromosome 6, Tspe_v1, whole genome shotgun sequence genome, TTATAAATTCAAACAATGATTTAATTAAGAAGGCAGGAAGGTGATAACCAAGGATTTAAGGGTTGGACTCAGGGATTGGATTGTCCCCTACCAATCCAATACAAATAAACACAACACATGCAAAAATTGGATAAGTTTCAGGACGGATGTGTGATGTGTCCAAACTCAGGTCACAACTATGGTCCCCAAACCTACTACTCTATTAATGCATTAATTAAGTGTTAGTGATGGACAAATGAAACAATGAAGTAAGAAAGCAGTAAACAGTAAGTTTCAAGATTCAAATGGAACGAGTTTTATACTGATACCAACCaatggtatcggtatcgatatcgataaCGACCGATACCTACCGTGAACTAAATCCATGGATGCTATGGCACATTCTtcatttagaagaagaagaaaataaacaaaaaaaaaaaaaaatagcctaGTTGAACCTTGTAGTGTGTGTTGTTCGACCTTGAGGGAGATTTGGGAAACAATTCCCCTATACTTTGGAGGAAACATATCAAAGCAAAGCATGAATGACGAAAAACTTGTCCATGCACTGTATATAGCCCTACTTACGAGAAGggttctgcttctgcttcttgtTCTGGTTCTGCAGGGCGGATTCACTTCACCATGAAAAGGTATCTTTCTCCGATCGTTCCCATGCAGGTCCATGTATCACTCCATGGATTCACTGATCTCCTTCCATTCCCAACGTTGATTATGTTcacctttttattcttttaattaCTTTTAAAATGGATCTAAAGCAATGATGGTTAGGAATGCCATATAGTTGGTTCAGTCagatttaattttgttttatgcATGTAACGGGTCAAACTGAAGCTGAACTGTAACTGATAAAACCTCGGTCCGATTTAGTTTGAGTTTTTTCGGATCCCATAATTGATAGAAGCAGATGAGGTACATAACCCTTTGTGGATAAATTAATTCTTGAGGCCCATTACTGGTCTAGTTAATTTGGTTTAATTAATTTGCAGGAGCTCATCCTTTGGCTTAATGGGCCTTGGGGAACAGATCCAATCCTTTTGCGACTCCAGTGTTGCTAAACATTCATTGTAGTACTCTTAGAAGCCCAACTCTAAACTCCAAATGTAGGCGTGGATAGCCCGCGTGGCCCATCCATTCGCTACTTCAccaatgaaagagaaagagaatgaagaaaTCACTATATATGCCTAATCCAACATTCAATTAGCCATATAATCTTGGCGAGTTAAACATGAGATTTTATCCATCATAAATGACATGTAAGAGTACTTACAAACATGTTGAACAGGATCTTTTGGCGTTGGAAACCTAATAAACTAAGCGACCTGAGATTTCCTTCATCCATGGTTAAAAAAATCCACCAGTTCTGGTGATTAAATAGGACTTATAAAAAACAAGGGAACTTTCAACCTTCTACAGGGGAGGAGAGGTAACTATTCTAGGAGTCCGACCAAAGAAGCCCATTGGAAGTGTGACTCATATGagataaaaacattttttcttttcgGTCATTCCTTATGAGGGGCTCATACGCCCACTAGGATGGCGTCCCATGAGGGCAGCCAGGGGTGGTGTCCCAAGAGGGCGGCCAACGTGGGTTTTGGGAACGAATCCGGCTCCTCTGCAGCACGGGAGTGCATCGGAGATCTGCAACATGACCCCAGGGCTTGCACCATGCTCAGTTGTGCTTCATCGTTCCGCGCCGTTCAAATGGGAGCTTGTCCACGTGGCGAGCTTTGATGTCGTGCTGCTTGATCTCTGGTGCACCCCCGCGCGCTGCAAAGGAGCCGGATCCACTGGGCACCAAGGAGGTCGGCATTAATACCTAGCACTGCAAATGGGTAGAGAGAACTCGAATTCGAGGCCAAGGCCCAAGTGTGCTACGACGAGAGACATGCACTTAATGAACTGAGCACTTTCTTTCCATTAAACGTCTCTTACTCAACAATTTGATCACTCACCCCCTCATTGGTGGGAAACTACAGTTGTAActatccctctcccttaaaaatgtaatttttttcttttttgcgaAAATTTCCTTTTTACATGTAGATAAAACTAGAATTCAATCTAAAAGAGTGAAGTGACCATGTGATTGGACTCTTAGATTATAATTGATAAGGATTAGCCACGTGTAATAACTGTATTTAGTTATTCTATTACCTCTTGTGTATAAATATGTGGTTATACTTATACTCAATTAATAAAGTGAGATACTTTTCATAACAATAATTACATTCCACCCGTTATTGAATTATTGAAAGAAgtagaaactttttttttcttttttccagaAAGGATTTTAAAGAGCGAGTTTCCTAACCTCACAAAAGATGAGATAAGATGTCGCTCACAATTTAAATACAAACACATCATATATGATCTTTTGGCATGagaaattccataaaaaagggggtacaaaaataaaatgggaaagTTTTCTTTCCCTCTTGGAGAAGAGTTCTCAGATTGGGCTCTTCTCCTGCGACCCAATTTTGGATGTTTCACTGGGCACTCCTTGGGCGCTAAGCTCACaagagaggagccgaatccaaGGTTCTGATGGCACCAAGGTTAAAAATTTACGTATTGGACTCAGGATCGGTCATAGCCAATACCGATCTGGATCGGtcaaaaattaccaaaatccAGATTTTTCTGGATTGGGCTTGGATtggtaaaaaatattaaaaattgggACTGattggtaaaaaataaaaaacaaagggtaaaaaaactcaaaaaacccaaaaatagcaaGTAGCGGATCCAATCGGCCAATCCAGGGAATGATCCAGAAATACCTCGACGGATTGGTCATCTCGGGATTGGTCATGGCCGATATCGGCCAATCCCCCCAACTCCCACCTTGGTAATTGTAGGTTTCTGTAGGTTTGTCTTAACCTTCCCTTTCTAGTTTAGATTAGGATAGAcccgaatcgttatcctctcccgttactgcacggtgcagtaatGCATCGTGTGGCTAtttgcagaggccatgtgcaccatgtggggcccgctgtgccacatggcctctgcagcgtcgcacgatgcagtactgcactgTGCAGtaataggagaggataaaaattcggatAACCCCCttacacatggcctctgtacagccgcacgatgcagtatcGCACCGTGCaataacaggagaggataaggataaccccccccccccccgcccccccaaaagaaaatgagaagaatTCCTCCTTCAGTTGGATTTTGTGATTAGACCCATCTATTCTTCTTTAACTTTGCGGTCAAATTGCTTCAAACATAGAAACCTTGTGCGAGGAACAAGTCATGGATTCTAGAACCCAAATAGAATTAGATAATACCGAAGTTTTTAGCCGTATAAAGACAACAAGAATAAGAGAAGCCATCTTTGACCTAAAACCATGGTTTCCTCAGGGATAGTCATCTAATTCATAAAAATATCTGTATCATGCATCAAACTTAAAATTTAGgaaaatttacgaaacaccttCTAAAAATGGattgaaactcagatcaccccctaaaATTTGagaatactcaaatcaccccctgtattagaaCCTTATACTCAAATTAGATTCTACCGTTAGTTAATTGATGAAGTCGgctagttaaattttttaaaaaccctaaactacccttgagaagagtaaattactattttacccttagatctAAAAACTTAACATGTacaattaaatttacaatactacccttccttcatcttcaacctaaaatacccccacCCTTTTCCTGCAACTCTGTTTGCAGTACTGCCGCCGCCGCTACCGCTGCTGGCGTACCTCTTGGAGAAAGGTGAAGATTCAACGAACCACTTGAAGGGAAAATCCTGTACAGCCAAATCTCAATATTACCCCTGCTCCTTTCATCTTCTCTGTCTCCGTTCTTGATCGATTGCATCGGCAGGAGCATACTCTCCGTTCCTTTTCTCTATCTCCTCTCTGAtattctctctcccatcccaGGTAatgtttctcttctgttctcattatttcttcttcttcccttttctcttttttatttctgtttctattaAACCTACATTGTTACTTTGTTTTCCATGTCACACCGACAGCCACATAGTTGGATCAATCTCCCTTGATCTTCCGTTTCTACTCAGATTTAGGGGGTTGAGGCCTTACCTTTGGGCAACCCATCCTGGTGAACCTAAGCTCCAAAGCTGGCTGGAATAGTGGGTTTCAAAACCACTTTCAAATTTGAATCTAAACCTACCGCTATAAGTAGTTTCAGCCATATTTCCTTGAAATAAAACTTGATTTCTGATATTGTTATTGCCCATCCCTAAGAGAAATTTATAAAACTCGATTACAAAGGTTTTAGGTTTTCGATTCAATTTATAAAACTCGATCTAAGCTTTTAGGTAGATTCGTAACACATAGATCTCTTAGGTTTCAGGTTTCAGTTGAAATAAAACTTGATTTCTGATTTGTAATGAGTTTTATAAATTGAATCGAAAGAGGGTTTCCGCTGGAAAGAACCTTGCAGCCACGCTGGAAATtccccttctccctcctctGCTTGTTCgactgcttcttcttcctctcccactttctcagattcttcatcatcatacGCATGTGCTCCACCTTCACCCTTCGATTCGACATCCGAACCGATCCCAGGTCTTGTATCATTCCTCAGCTGCTTCTCACTATTCTTGATTCAGACCGGTGGCTGCCgggattgagttgcaggtgtgaggaagcAGAGGCGGCAGCGACGGTGCTGCCTGAGCGAAGCAGAGGCaatggggtattttaggttgaagatgaaggaaagggtagtattgtaaatttaattctaatgatttaatacaagggtaaaatagtccttttacaccaataactaacagcagactaacacagTTAATGTAGAggaggtgatctgagtatttttaaatttcagggggtgatctgtgtttcgacccattttcagggggtgtttcataaatttccctaaaatttaTTAACTCCACAAGTACAAAAAAGGATCCATATAATTCAATAACTGTAACAATAAACTCCAATACAATCAAACAactaaaaaactcaaaatacaataaaataaatacaaatcatcccaaaaaaaaaaaaaaaaaccgaaaccTAGAGCTTGACTTGATTAGTACACTGCATATCTTTAAGGGACATGGCAGTGGTTGAAATGAGAATAGTCATGGTACAGTTCATCTTGATTTCGATATTCTTCTTGAAGATATTTAACACATTCACTCGCCCATCCAACACTGTATAGCTACTCATCGTCATTTGCCCTGAACTCAGATCGCTCGTCAGGTGTTCAAGTTTAGTTGGTGTCGATGAGTCAGCTTCGATGAAAAGAGAAATGGTGAGGTTCATCTGCATAGTCTTTTTAGCCTTTGCGTTACCTGCCGGATTTTTTGCATTACCGATTTCGGAACCGTAATAGTAGAGAATAGTGGTGGCGGGATTGAATTTAAAAGAAGCGATGTTTGGGTTTTTGACGGACATGTCTGCTGTCATGGTGGCGTTGATGCTGGGAttggtggttgtggtggtggcaGGTAAGTTTGGTGGAGTAGTGGATGGTGTGGTTGCGTTACTGACGGATATGTGATCGAACGAAACTGAATTGAGACTCATAGTTGGATCTTTGACTTTGAAGACGGTGAAGATTAGGATTATAAGGATTATAACCACGATCAGTATCGAAATTGATACACACCCACAGCACTGGATACATCTCTTACGTCGGAGCTTTTTCTTTGAATCGACCGAAACGTCTTCTTCGTCGCCGGTACGTGTTGGGGTGGCGACTGACAAAGGTCTGGCTTGTTCTTCCTCACCCAtggttgctgttgttgttggttCAAGTTCTTCCTTTTGGGTCTTCTCTGATATAAGCTACTTTAGCTGAAAACTATAAcgaaaaggggagaagagattAGGAATAGTTGGGCTGATTAAAGGGTTGGAGCTCTCTCTTCTCCACTTTCTGTTTTTCTGTGGTTTTATGCTTTGCCCTccatggatatatatatatagagagagagctTTGTAAGCATCAAAGGAATATTAATGGAGGTTTTTCTAATTTTGGTAAATATTAATGGGTTTTTAGTCAATAGTCTCTTAGGTCTTaagaaatttaaaacaaaatttgattGTATATTGCGATAGCAGATCTAAGATGACTGGGTATGGGTGTGTGGGGTAGAAGGTTCTTCTCTCgcttataaatttttttttcttgctttcaagTCTTAATATCACGGCTGTGACTACACGGTATTGACTTGaactttccttcttcctcctctatgCCTCTCTTTTTGGCCgtgctttttaatttttttcaattaacattttattattattagaagGTTCTATTTCTAAAGCTTTATGCTGTGGCTAATGTATTGGGCTGTGTCAATTTAGGATCGTTAACACTTGACGCGGTCAAGTGTGCATCGTGCGGCTGGGCatcgcccatgtgtgcacggtggggcccactatgtgcacatgggtggtgcTCAGCCGCACGATGTGCACTTGACCGCTTCAAGTACTTGACGTGATAATTTTCCGTCAAGTTAGGATCAGAATCAGGAATTAGATTGGAACTTACTCGTTAAGAATCGAAATCAACCCACTCAATAAGtttttggtttagttttggATCTAAATTTTGAAACTGATTAATAAATGGGCAGGTCGGTTCTAGGATGTGTCTCCCAATGTTTTCAGAATCGAAAGCAACCCGCTAATAATCTTTTTGAGTATTGTAGTACATATTTTTATTCGTATATTTATGGATGGATATTTGGTTATTTGTATGTTTACGaataaatatttaattatttatctaTGCTTAAGCACCTAGAATCAATTGAGAGCCGGAACTGTCCCACTCCCACCTATTAAAAAATGGATCTGGATCCTAAGTATAGAGTCATTAATTAGATAAATGAACTGTTTCTAATCTTGGCCCCTTAGAATGGAACCGATTAAGAACTGAGTCGGACCGATTTACACCCTTATATTGGGCTCAATGCTTGCTTTTTtccttcatatatatatattttttggattaagagcttgtataataagggggggggggggggggatagcccccaaggtggtttgaactcatgacctcttatttgaagAGTTGGTCTTTTGCGAATTGAACTGACCCCTTGGGGTGTCTTTTCGTTCATATTGCGTTAACAGGCTTGGGTCGTTGCCTCTAATGATTCTATTAAGTGTCCTTTATGCTCAGATGATGAAGAAACTATTATACATGCATTTTTCCATTGTCATTTTGCTTCATGTTGTTGGAGGGCTTTGCCTTTTAGGTTTTGCACGGCAAACCTTCAAGAGGACTTACATTTAAGGAAGTTTTTTTCTAAATTACTTTCTCAAATCTCCAGCCTTCCAAATAAAGATGAGGTAATTGTCGAGTGGGTATGTTTGGCTTGATAAATTTGGAAAACAGGAAATTCTTTTGTGTTTAATCATACTAATTTGTCCCTTATTAGTATTATTCAGGCTTTCCATCATTCGGTTGAGGAGGGTAGGTGGGGTTTTTCCCGGAATAAGGCTAATGTTGTCCTTGCTCATGTTGCTTTGAGCTCCTCTCCTCACCCCCATCCCGCTAATcactttaatatttttttgtgaTGGTGCTTGGGTATTTAATTCTGCTCATGGTGGCAGGGGAGTCATTATTCGAAACTTCAAAAGATCCTCTGTTGTTGTGAGTGCAAGCATAGTTGGAATCTTTCCACATCTGTGATGGAGGCAGAAGCTGTGAGAGATGGACTATTGTTAGTTCGGAGTATTTAGTTTAAGCATGTTACTGTTTTTTCGGACTGCAAAGCGTTAGTAGCTTTTCTTAATTCCTCTATTGTATCTGTTGATTGGGCGGTAAACTCTATAGTTGATGACATTTTAGCTCTTAAGTGTTTCTTTTTTGCTAGaaggtttttgtatgttcctaAAGGGTTGAAAAGGGATGCCCACATCTTTGCTAAGGGGGCTTCCCTTCTTACTCTCTCTTCTGTTTGGTGGATGCATCCACCTCTATTTGTTGTAAACCCTGCCATTCTCTCAAGCaggaacttctcttcttctttcttctttagttAATGAGTTGCCTtccttgtaaaaaaaa is a window encoding:
- the LOC122666057 gene encoding late embryogenesis abundant protein At1g64065-like, whose amino-acid sequence is MGEEEQARPLSVATPTRTGDEEDVSVDSKKKLRRKRCIQCCGCVSISILIVVIILIILIFTVFKVKDPTMSLNSVSFDHISVSNATTPSTTPPNLPATTTTTNPSINATMTADMSVKNPNIASFKFNPATTILYYYGSEIGNAKNPAGNAKAKKTMQMNLTISLFIEADSSTPTKLEHLTSDLSSGQMTMSSYTVLDGRVNVLNIFKKNIEIKMNCTMTILISTTAMSLKDMQCTNQVKL